The Plasmodium gaboni strain SY75 chromosome Unknown, whole genome shotgun sequence region TGAAAAGGGAATTAATAAGGtcaaaaaatgaaataaaaagaatacAAAGTGTTCCCCTAATTATAGGTCAATTTTTAGATATTATTGATAACAATTATGGAATAGTAAGTAGTACGGCAGGttcaaattattatgtaaGAATACTGTCAACTTTAAACAAGGAGGATTTGAAACCATCAGTCAGTGTAGCTTTACACAGACATAGTCATTCAATAGTAAATATTTTACCATCTGAATCAGATAGTAGTATACAATTATTACAAATTACTGAGAGACCAAATGTGAAATATACAGATTTAGGTGGATTAGATATGCAAAAACAAGAAATGAAAGAAGCCGTGGAATTACCTTTAACTTGTCCagaattatatgaaaaaattgGAATTGAACCACCGATGGGTATTTTAATTTATGGTCCACCAGGTACCGGTAAAACCATGTTAGTTAAAGCAGTGGCTAATGAAACTCAGGTTACTTTTATTGGTGTTGTTGGATCTGAATTTgttcaaaaatatttagGAGAAGGACCAAGAATGGTACGTGATGTATTCAGATTGGCTAGAGAAAATTCTCCATCgattatttttatagatGAAGTAGATGCAATTGCAACTAAAAGATTTGATGCACAAACAGGTGCAGATAGAGAAGTTCAAAGAATTTTATTGGAATTATTAAATCAAATGGATGGTTTCGATAAATCTACTAATGTTAAAGTTATTATGGCTACTAACAGAGCAGATACTTTAGATCCTGCTTTATTAAGACCAGGAAGATTAGATAGAAAAATTGAATTTCCTTTACCAGATagaaaacaaaaaagaTTAATCTTCCAAACCATTATTAGTAAAATGAATGTTAGTAGTGATGTAAATATAGAAAGTTTTGTAGTAAGAACTGATAAAATCAGTGCAGCTGATATTGCTGCCATAGCACAAGAAGCAGGTATGCAAGctataagaaaaaatagatatattattacagCAAATGATTTTGAACAGGGATACAGAACACATGTTAGAAAGCAATTAAGAGATTAtgaattttataatatctaAAAAATGTTAGAATGGTTAAAgggaaataataaaaataaaaatatatatatatatatatatgttatattttattatatttattttaatgaTACAGAATTGGCTCAAACACACATATTATATGTCTAT contains the following coding sequences:
- a CDS encoding putative 26S proteasome AAA-ATPase subunit RPT3; its protein translation is KRELIRSKNEIKRIQSVPLIIGQFLDIIDNNYGIVSSTAGSNYYVRILSTLNKEDLKPSVSVALHRHSHSIVNILPSESDSSIQLLQITERPNVKYTDLGGLDMQKQEMKEAVELPLTCPELYEKIGIEPPMGILIYGPPGTGKTMLVKAVANETQVTFIGVVGSEFVQKYLGEGPRMVRDVFRLARENSPSIIFIDEVDAIATKRFDAQTGADREVQRILLELLNQMDGFDKSTNVKVIMATNRADTLDPALLRPGRLDRKIEFPLPDRKQKRLIFQTIISKMNVSSDVNIESFVVRTDKISAADIAAIAQEAGMQAIRKNRYIITANDFEQGYRTHVRKQLRDYEFYNI